The Mucilaginibacter mallensis genome has a segment encoding these proteins:
- a CDS encoding amidohydrolase family protein: MKSFKADYVFPVYAEPIKNGIVTVDDYGRIISVTDYQPASDQNQPLEHLSGIICPGFINTHCHLELSHLEGKVPTKTGLVDFIKQILKVRNGEHQLIIEAAEKADSDMYDNGIVAVGDISNNNVTIQIKAKSKLYYHTFVEILGFLPHNANELYANGLMLLNEFRPQSCSITPHAPYSVSKELFRLIKKYSDSGVKNLLSIHNQECDDENKFFRYKLGKFNELYEFFGMDTSHFKPQARNSMQSIIPLLTSKQDILMVHNTCTNLKDIYFLKRFDRKINWCFCPNANLYIENRVPKINLFIDQGFNITLGTDSLASNTKLCILHEMKTIQQKFPVITTAKLMEWGTINGAQFLGIDAEKGSLEPGKTPGLNLITNVDGLKLTPESKVRRLI, translated from the coding sequence ATGAAAAGTTTTAAAGCCGATTATGTTTTCCCTGTTTATGCCGAACCAATTAAAAATGGAATTGTTACAGTTGATGATTATGGCAGGATCATTTCAGTTACAGATTATCAGCCCGCATCAGATCAAAATCAGCCCCTTGAACACCTAAGCGGCATTATTTGCCCCGGATTTATAAACACACATTGTCATCTTGAACTTTCACACCTGGAGGGTAAGGTACCCACAAAAACAGGCCTGGTCGATTTCATCAAACAGATACTAAAGGTACGTAATGGCGAGCATCAATTAATTATTGAAGCTGCCGAAAAAGCCGACAGCGACATGTATGATAATGGCATAGTTGCCGTTGGCGATATATCAAACAATAATGTTACCATCCAAATAAAAGCCAAAAGTAAATTATACTACCACACTTTTGTGGAGATACTGGGTTTTTTGCCGCACAATGCCAATGAATTGTATGCCAATGGTTTAATGTTGCTGAATGAGTTCAGGCCGCAATCATGCTCCATAACACCGCATGCACCGTATTCGGTATCAAAAGAATTATTCAGGCTGATAAAAAAATATTCAGATTCAGGCGTTAAAAATCTGCTGAGTATCCATAACCAGGAATGCGATGATGAGAATAAGTTCTTCCGCTATAAATTGGGTAAGTTTAATGAGCTGTACGAGTTCTTTGGTATGGATACCAGCCACTTTAAGCCCCAGGCCCGTAACTCCATGCAATCCATAATCCCATTGCTAACCAGCAAGCAGGATATTTTAATGGTGCATAATACCTGTACTAATCTTAAGGACATCTATTTTCTTAAACGTTTCGACCGTAAAATAAACTGGTGCTTTTGCCCCAATGCTAATTTATATATCGAGAACCGGGTACCAAAGATCAATCTGTTTATTGATCAGGGCTTTAACATCACCCTGGGTACCGATAGCCTGGCATCAAACACCAAGCTGTGCATACTGCATGAAATGAAAACCATTCAGCAAAAGTTCCCGGTTATTACTACAGCTAAGCTAATGGAGTGGGGAACAATTAACGGGGCCCAGTTTTTAGGTATCGATGCGGAAAAAGGCAGCCTTGAACCCGGCAAAACACCCGGACTAAATTTAATTACCAATGTTGATGGACTTAAACTAACCCCGGAATCAAAAGTTAGGCGATTAATTTAA
- a CDS encoding carboxylesterase/lipase family protein: protein MLPAIRSVILFMAICIACKASAQNNDPVVKTDKGYIRGIVENNIQVFKGIPYAAPPAGDLRFMPPATHQLWTDTLAATKFGPVATQYSGNKVIGSEDCLSLNLYTPKTDNHKRAVVVWIHGGSMTNGSGKGMNGHAFADHDDIITITINYRLGAFGFLYMGDVGKRYAQSGNCGVLDVIAALKWIKQNITSFGGDPNRVTIMGESAGAKLISAVMVSPLSKGLFQQYIAESGSVQCIRDTVTAKNARLRILNKMGLTALDVKKFLTLPADSIIKIQGMVCEGIGGNSFLGPVYDGATITGDAYKYAASGQMPKIKALIGTNEYEAAAFVGPNSDLKDINKTVFKPLFEDGAPMVYAAYQQQLKTDSPYAAEVKVLTQYMYQMHSYRFAKVLAQNNIPVWMYRFKYDNGKSFGARHGEELQYIWNINNPNTITDSAKKQLTINLHGAWVTFIKTGNPNTSSNPKWPEYNSNTRQVMLFDTTDSVTNLKEVYDDKSFPSQVFMLK from the coding sequence ATGCTCCCAGCAATCAGGTCTGTAATTTTATTTATGGCGATTTGCATCGCCTGCAAAGCATCAGCCCAAAACAATGACCCTGTTGTTAAAACCGACAAAGGATATATACGCGGGATAGTTGAAAATAATATCCAGGTTTTTAAAGGCATACCCTATGCTGCTCCGCCCGCCGGCGATTTACGATTTATGCCCCCGGCAACCCACCAACTGTGGACAGATACCTTAGCCGCTACAAAGTTTGGCCCGGTTGCTACACAATATTCAGGTAATAAAGTTATTGGTTCCGAAGATTGCCTTTCATTAAACCTGTACACCCCAAAAACCGATAATCATAAACGGGCGGTAGTAGTTTGGATACACGGCGGCAGCATGACAAACGGCTCGGGCAAAGGGATGAACGGCCATGCCTTTGCCGATCATGATGATATTATAACCATCACCATTAATTACAGGCTTGGCGCTTTTGGTTTTTTATATATGGGCGATGTGGGTAAGCGTTACGCACAATCAGGTAATTGTGGAGTACTGGACGTAATAGCAGCGCTTAAATGGATTAAACAAAACATCACCTCCTTTGGCGGCGACCCCAACAGGGTTACCATTATGGGCGAATCTGCAGGCGCAAAGCTCATCAGCGCTGTGATGGTTTCGCCATTATCCAAAGGCTTATTTCAGCAATATATTGCCGAAAGCGGATCAGTTCAGTGTATCCGCGATACCGTTACTGCTAAAAACGCAAGACTGCGGATCTTAAATAAAATGGGACTAACCGCGCTTGATGTTAAAAAATTCTTAACGCTGCCTGCTGATTCTATTATAAAGATACAGGGAATGGTGTGCGAAGGCATTGGCGGCAATTCTTTTTTAGGGCCGGTTTATGATGGGGCAACAATTACCGGCGATGCTTATAAATATGCAGCCAGTGGTCAAATGCCAAAAATAAAAGCGCTCATCGGCACAAATGAATACGAGGCTGCAGCCTTCGTTGGTCCGAATAGCGATCTGAAGGATATAAACAAAACTGTTTTTAAACCATTATTTGAAGATGGCGCGCCAATGGTTTATGCGGCTTATCAGCAGCAGCTAAAAACAGATTCGCCGTATGCCGCCGAGGTAAAAGTACTCACACAGTATATGTACCAGATGCATTCTTACCGCTTTGCAAAAGTGCTGGCCCAAAATAACATACCGGTTTGGATGTACCGCTTTAAATACGATAACGGCAAATCATTCGGTGCCAGGCACGGTGAAGAACTGCAATACATCTGGAACATAAATAACCCCAACACCATAACCGACAGCGCGAAAAAGCAATTAACTATTAATCTGCACGGTGCATGGGTAACCTTTATAAAAACCGGCAATCCCAATACATCATCAAACCCAAAATGGCCAGAATACAACAGCAACACCCGCCAGGTTATGCTGTTTGATACAACCGATAGTGTGACTAACCTAAAAGAAGTTTATGATGATAAAAGCTTCCCGTCACAAGTATTTATGCTGAAGTAA
- a CDS encoding acylphosphatase, with the protein MIKHLDITVKGKVQGVFYRASTKAVADQLGVRGFVKNADNGDVLIAAEADKATLEMFLDWCNEGPQDAQVTSVESNEGELKNYRNFEVVKKNHLW; encoded by the coding sequence ATGATAAAGCATCTGGATATAACTGTAAAAGGCAAAGTACAAGGCGTATTTTATCGCGCATCAACCAAAGCCGTTGCCGACCAGCTTGGTGTACGCGGCTTTGTAAAAAATGCCGATAACGGCGACGTACTCATAGCCGCCGAAGCCGATAAAGCTACCCTCGAAATGTTTTTAGACTGGTGCAACGAAGGCCCGCAGGATGCCCAGGTAACTTCTGTAGAATCAAATGAAGGCGAATTAAAAAACTATCGTAATTTTGAGGTAGTTAAAAAAAATCATTTGTGGTAG
- a CDS encoding lipopolysaccharide biosynthesis protein, whose translation MSTAKKFAGQTAIYGASTIAGRVLNFFLTPVYTRTFATGVYGILSTIFSYAAILNAIMAFGLETTFFRYLNKHADNKRKVYNNAFASVFSITIVFLLVTLPFIGHIANFIQVGKDTSHSEFVTFIDYFIAILVIDAWCVIPFAKIRADGKPGRYSIIKFINIIIFVSLNLVFIYVIPYWINHHYIGSGWINTWYTKGWVGYVFLSNLIASIVTLVLLLPEILKLRLDFDGKMLAEMFAYSWPVLIANLSFLVNENLDKLLLGKLLPQNISVREVGIYAACAKISLFLSIFVQAFRLGAEPFFFSHAKNKNAGQTYARIMDYFVITVCVIFIALIANIEILKYFVKGHDAKQTALYWTGLRVVPPLVFGYVSLGIYMNLSVWYKLSDQTKYGLYISGIGAILTIVLNVLFIPKYTYMASAWVSFIAYATMMVLSYIWGQKNYPIPYNLKKNLVYIVSSIVVVYLSFYVFNRNIYIGDALLLLYISVAFYFERANLRAIFKR comes from the coding sequence TTGTCAACAGCTAAAAAGTTCGCGGGTCAAACCGCCATATACGGCGCAAGTACTATAGCCGGCAGGGTGCTAAATTTTTTTCTTACCCCTGTTTATACACGCACATTTGCTACCGGCGTATATGGTATTTTATCAACCATATTCAGCTATGCGGCAATCTTAAATGCAATAATGGCATTTGGATTGGAAACTACCTTTTTCAGGTACTTAAATAAACATGCCGATAACAAAAGGAAAGTTTATAACAATGCTTTTGCTTCGGTATTCTCCATTACTATTGTGTTTCTGCTGGTTACTTTGCCCTTTATTGGGCATATAGCCAATTTTATACAGGTAGGTAAGGATACTTCACACAGTGAGTTTGTAACATTTATAGACTACTTTATAGCTATACTGGTAATTGATGCATGGTGCGTTATTCCTTTTGCCAAAATACGTGCCGATGGTAAACCCGGCAGGTATAGTATCATCAAGTTTATTAATATTATCATCTTCGTTTCGCTAAACCTGGTCTTTATTTATGTTATTCCTTATTGGATAAATCACCACTATATTGGCTCGGGCTGGATAAATACATGGTATACAAAAGGCTGGGTGGGTTATGTATTCCTGTCAAACCTAATTGCAAGCATTGTTACATTAGTGTTATTGCTGCCTGAGATATTGAAATTAAGGCTTGACTTTGATGGCAAAATGCTTGCGGAAATGTTTGCCTACAGCTGGCCGGTGTTAATTGCCAACCTGTCGTTTTTAGTTAATGAAAATTTAGATAAACTGCTTTTGGGTAAGCTGCTGCCGCAAAACATCAGTGTGCGCGAAGTAGGCATATATGCAGCCTGTGCTAAAATATCCCTCTTCCTGAGCATATTTGTGCAAGCCTTCCGCTTAGGTGCCGAGCCTTTCTTTTTTAGTCATGCCAAAAATAAGAATGCAGGCCAAACCTATGCCCGTATTATGGATTATTTTGTAATTACCGTTTGCGTAATATTTATAGCGCTTATAGCCAATATCGAAATTTTAAAATACTTTGTAAAAGGCCACGATGCAAAACAAACCGCATTATACTGGACAGGTTTACGTGTAGTGCCACCACTTGTTTTTGGTTATGTGAGTCTGGGTATTTACATGAATTTATCAGTATGGTATAAGCTGTCCGATCAAACAAAATATGGTTTGTACATTTCGGGCATAGGGGCAATACTCACCATTGTGCTGAATGTGCTGTTTATTCCAAAATATACTTATATGGCTTCGGCATGGGTGTCATTCATTGCTTATGCAACCATGATGGTATTATCCTATATATGGGGGCAAAAAAACTATCCTATTCCTTATAATCTTAAAAAGAACCTGGTTTATATAGTATCATCAATTGTGGTAGTTTATCTGTCATTTTATGTATTTAACAGGAATATTTATATAGGCGATGCGTTGTTATTATTATATATATCAGTGGCATTTTATTTTGAACGCGCAAACTTAAGGGCTATATTTAAACGATGA
- the dut gene encoding dUTP diphosphatase: protein MIIRVINKSKNGLPAYETMHAAGMDLRADLETTITLKPFERKLVPTGLHIELPEGFEAQIRPRSGLAFKHGISIVNSPGTIDADYRGEIKVLLINLSDQVFEVNTGDRIAQMIVAKHEQVNWEEVEVLNETSRGVGGYGHTGVA, encoded by the coding sequence ATGATTATCAGAGTAATAAACAAATCAAAAAATGGCCTGCCGGCCTATGAAACTATGCATGCTGCAGGTATGGACCTGCGTGCCGACCTGGAAACAACCATAACGCTTAAACCTTTTGAGCGCAAGCTTGTCCCAACAGGGTTACATATTGAATTGCCCGAAGGCTTTGAGGCACAGATACGCCCGCGCAGCGGTTTAGCGTTTAAACATGGTATAAGCATAGTTAATTCCCCGGGAACAATTGATGCCGATTACCGTGGTGAAATAAAGGTGTTGCTGATTAATCTTTCTGACCAGGTATTCGAGGTAAATACCGGCGACAGGATCGCGCAAATGATAGTTGCCAAACACGAACAAGTAAATTGGGAGGAAGTTGAGGTATTAAATGAAACTTCGCGCGGTGTGGGTGGTTATGGACATACAGGGGTAGCATAG
- a CDS encoding tetratricopeptide repeat protein: protein MRRFAVMLFSVIPAFVFAQNKSIGTVVAAKPMSQIDSVMVRQIFMSALHEKVMENFTQAAELFGRVLQSDPGNAAALYELANLKKQKSNYADAQPLLEKAVAISPDNEWYWLSLAECYEKNNNIVKLQNVFVQLIRINPDKPEYYYDNANALFIEKRYDDALKVYDQLQAMNGLDDDILAGKQKIYLIQGKVDPAAAQLQEMIADNPSQVKYYLVLAELYNSNNLQDKAFKVLKDAEKIAPNNGQIHLALADIYRDKKDNESFFNELELAFASPEVDIDQKIKIILGYFPKFPDPNAKASALELSKILIKAHPDDSKSYAMYGDMLFQTEKFKEAETAYRKSIQLNGSHYAVYEQLVRIEISSNEMDQAIKDGENALALFPNQAWMNYLVGIACQQTKNYKKAIGYIKSAIDVAPDDKDLLSLSYSSLGDCYHEMKDFSNSDAAYDKSLTYNPDNAFALNNYAYYLSLRGEQLDKAAQMSAHSNELQPNTASFEDTYAWILFKQKKYADAKIWIEKAIVHDKTNSAVQIEHYGDIMFYLGDTNAAVQNWKKAKSFGEQSPVLDRKINERKYFE from the coding sequence ATGAGGCGGTTTGCAGTTATGCTTTTTTCAGTAATACCAGCTTTTGTTTTTGCACAAAACAAAAGCATTGGTACCGTTGTGGCTGCCAAACCCATGTCGCAGATAGATAGTGTGATGGTGAGGCAGATCTTTATGTCGGCCTTGCATGAAAAGGTAATGGAGAATTTTACACAGGCTGCTGAATTATTCGGCCGTGTGCTCCAATCCGACCCGGGCAATGCCGCCGCGCTGTATGAGCTGGCAAATCTTAAAAAGCAAAAAAGTAATTATGCTGATGCGCAACCCTTGCTCGAAAAAGCCGTTGCCATTAGTCCGGATAATGAGTGGTACTGGCTGTCACTTGCCGAGTGTTATGAGAAAAACAATAACATAGTAAAACTTCAGAATGTATTTGTACAGCTGATAAGGATAAACCCCGATAAGCCCGAATATTATTATGATAACGCCAATGCCCTTTTTATTGAGAAAAGGTATGATGATGCTCTGAAGGTTTATGATCAGTTGCAGGCCATGAACGGGCTTGATGATGACATACTTGCAGGTAAACAAAAAATATACCTTATACAAGGCAAGGTTGACCCGGCTGCTGCCCAGTTGCAGGAAATGATTGCCGACAATCCCTCACAAGTAAAGTATTACCTGGTATTGGCTGAGTTGTACAACTCAAATAATCTGCAGGATAAGGCATTTAAAGTTTTAAAGGATGCTGAAAAAATTGCACCTAATAACGGGCAGATACATTTAGCCCTGGCCGATATTTATCGTGATAAAAAAGATAATGAATCTTTCTTTAATGAACTGGAACTGGCTTTTGCATCTCCGGAGGTTGATATCGACCAAAAAATTAAGATCATTTTAGGATACTTCCCCAAATTTCCCGATCCCAATGCCAAAGCCAGCGCGCTTGAGCTGAGCAAGATCTTGATAAAGGCTCACCCCGATGATTCAAAATCTTATGCCATGTATGGCGATATGCTTTTCCAGACCGAGAAGTTTAAGGAAGCAGAAACAGCCTACAGAAAATCTATCCAGCTAAATGGCAGCCATTATGCTGTTTATGAACAGTTGGTTCGTATCGAGATCAGCTCAAACGAAATGGATCAGGCTATAAAAGATGGTGAGAACGCCCTTGCGCTTTTCCCTAACCAAGCCTGGATGAATTACCTGGTAGGCATTGCCTGCCAGCAAACAAAAAATTACAAAAAAGCGATAGGTTATATTAAAAGTGCTATTGATGTTGCTCCTGATGATAAGGACCTACTCTCATTAAGCTATTCCTCCTTAGGTGATTGTTATCATGAGATGAAGGATTTCAGCAATTCTGATGCTGCCTATGATAAATCGCTGACGTATAATCCTGATAATGCCTTTGCCTTAAACAATTATGCCTATTATTTATCGTTAAGAGGAGAGCAGTTGGATAAGGCGGCGCAAATGTCGGCACACTCCAATGAGTTGCAGCCTAATACAGCATCGTTCGAGGATACTTATGCCTGGATATTATTCAAGCAAAAAAAATATGCCGATGCCAAAATTTGGATAGAGAAAGCCATAGTGCATGATAAAACAAACAGCGCCGTACAGATAGAACATTATGGCGATATTATGTTTTATTTAGGCGATACCAACGCTGCTGTACAAAACTGGAAAAAAGCAAAATCATTCGGAGAGCAGTCGCCGGTTTTAGATCGTAAAATAAATGAAAGAAAATATTTTGAATAA
- a CDS encoding DUF4292 domain-containing protein: MKENILNKLMIACGLLIMVSCSAHKHLTAGTSATVSKANEESKLEPIRTQQLGFNTFSGKAKASLAINGNNNDCTLNLRIDNGKKIWVSVTALLGIEVARAIITPDSIQVINRLQGVYFKKPFSFIYKYANKQIDYTMLQALLVGNAIPQALNDSTKIAADSSNNTTLSGNLQDLIYKLVLGNDMKVSQTNLTNQEAGQSLQAVNAFTLAGTQKVPSQINIASVAGDKKIQVNLHYVKVDINQPLEYPFNIPDSYSPAN, encoded by the coding sequence ATGAAAGAAAATATTTTGAATAAACTGATGATAGCCTGCGGCTTGCTGATAATGGTAAGCTGCTCGGCGCATAAGCATCTTACTGCGGGTACATCGGCCACGGTTTCAAAAGCTAATGAGGAATCAAAGCTGGAGCCTATCCGTACACAGCAACTCGGCTTTAATACTTTTTCGGGCAAGGCCAAAGCAAGCCTGGCTATTAATGGTAATAATAACGACTGTACACTTAATCTCCGCATTGATAATGGTAAAAAGATATGGGTTTCAGTAACCGCTTTATTGGGTATTGAAGTAGCCCGGGCTATCATCACACCCGATAGCATACAGGTTATAAACCGTTTGCAGGGTGTGTACTTCAAAAAGCCTTTCAGTTTCATTTATAAATACGCCAACAAGCAGATAGATTATACCATGTTGCAGGCACTGCTGGTAGGTAACGCTATACCCCAGGCATTGAACGATAGCACAAAAATTGCGGCGGATAGCAGTAATAACACCACCTTAAGTGGTAATTTGCAGGACCTGATATATAAACTGGTACTTGGCAATGATATGAAAGTGAGCCAAACCAATCTTACAAACCAGGAAGCAGGGCAATCGTTACAGGCGGTTAATGCGTTTACTTTAGCGGGCACTCAAAAGGTACCATCGCAAATAAATATCGCTTCTGTTGCCGGCGATAAAAAGATACAGGTTAATTTGCATTACGTTAAAGTTGATATTAATCAACCGCTTGAATATCCATTTAATATCCCCGACAGCTACTCACCGGCAAATTAA
- a CDS encoding murein hydrolase activator EnvC family protein — translation MKFLKIVFFLLCVFTAFNVHAQSSQELKRRRDQLTQELQQLNQEYQETANNKKLSKKQLDNLKAQISIREEKINVINSEVRNLDNQISESNNSVRSLQSQLDQLRKEYAGMILFAYRNQSAYNKLMFIFAAKDFNQAYKRLKYLQQFGTYRERQADYIEGTQKDLHVKIVELDKSKEEKSALLKDQEKEKKTLGEQKNTQTQAIADLSQHEGQLKQQQKDLQKKIAATNREIDAAVRREIAEARRRAEEEAKEAARVAAAKAKAENREVEIPKTKTITKTSSNSEVLNATPEAARLSNDFLGNRGRLPWPVTNGVIIQGFGVYYTPENIKSESTGVSIKTNPGASVRAIFEGEVINVRDIVGTYLVVIRHGEYFTAYSNLRSVSVSKGQKVTTKQTIGTVATDSTTGETDVEFDLYKGSTPVNPKLWLAPN, via the coding sequence ATGAAATTTTTAAAAATTGTTTTCTTTTTGCTCTGCGTTTTTACAGCATTTAATGTACATGCGCAAAGCAGCCAGGAGTTAAAACGCCGCCGCGACCAGCTAACCCAGGAGTTGCAGCAGCTAAACCAGGAATACCAGGAAACAGCAAACAATAAAAAATTATCTAAAAAACAGCTCGATAACCTAAAAGCGCAGATCAGTATCCGCGAAGAAAAAATAAATGTTATAAACTCTGAGGTAAGAAATTTAGATAATCAAATCTCTGAGAGTAATAATTCCGTACGTAGTTTACAAAGCCAGTTAGATCAGCTTAGAAAAGAGTACGCGGGCATGATATTGTTTGCTTATCGCAATCAAAGTGCATACAATAAACTGATGTTTATTTTCGCGGCAAAGGATTTTAACCAGGCTTATAAACGTTTAAAGTATTTACAGCAATTTGGTACCTATCGCGAGCGGCAGGCTGATTATATTGAAGGGACACAAAAAGACCTGCATGTTAAGATAGTTGAACTGGATAAGAGCAAAGAAGAAAAAAGTGCATTGCTGAAAGACCAAGAGAAAGAGAAAAAAACATTAGGCGAGCAGAAAAATACGCAGACACAGGCAATAGCTGATCTGTCGCAGCATGAAGGGCAGCTTAAACAGCAGCAAAAGGATCTGCAAAAGAAAATAGCCGCTACTAATCGTGAGATAGACGCGGCAGTACGCAGGGAAATTGCAGAAGCAAGGCGCAGGGCCGAAGAGGAAGCAAAGGAGGCAGCAAGAGTAGCTGCCGCGAAAGCTAAGGCTGAAAACAGGGAAGTGGAGATACCAAAAACCAAAACTATTACTAAAACATCAAGTAACAGCGAGGTATTGAACGCTACGCCAGAGGCAGCCAGACTATCAAACGACTTTTTGGGTAACCGGGGCCGTTTGCCATGGCCGGTAACTAATGGCGTTATAATACAGGGTTTTGGCGTTTATTATACGCCCGAGAATATTAAAAGTGAGAGTACAGGCGTTTCTATTAAAACAAATCCTGGTGCAAGTGTAAGGGCTATATTTGAAGGGGAGGTGATAAATGTGCGTGATATTGTTGGTACTTACCTGGTAGTTATAAGGCATGGTGAGTATTTTACAGCTTACTCAAACCTGAGGTCGGTTAGCGTATCAAAGGGGCAAAAGGTAACCACCAAGCAAACAATAGGCACTGTGGCTACCGATTCAACAACCGGCGAAACGGATGTTGAATTTGATTTATACAAAGGTTCAACACCGGTTAACCCTAAATTATGGTTGGCGCCAAATTGA
- a CDS encoding Sec-independent protein translocase subunit TatA/TatB, which translates to MFSSVFLFFDIGGGEIMLIMLVILLLFGGEKLPQLARGLGKGIRDFKDASEGVKREITNQIDSFEAKKAEQANTATTTTETAAAAAPVVVATEPPVITPAPNTMPVAEISSTAEVAAVHHEPNTPAEPAHLRETPIESLKSPQEEVKS; encoded by the coding sequence ATGTTTAGTTCAGTTTTTCTGTTTTTTGATATAGGTGGGGGTGAAATAATGCTCATCATGCTGGTGATATTATTATTGTTTGGCGGCGAAAAACTTCCTCAGCTGGCACGCGGCCTGGGTAAGGGCATCCGTGATTTTAAAGACGCATCTGAAGGTGTAAAGCGTGAAATAACCAACCAGATTGATAGTTTTGAAGCGAAAAAGGCTGAACAGGCAAACACTGCAACAACTACAACCGAAACTGCAGCAGCTGCCGCCCCGGTGGTAGTGGCAACTGAACCACCTGTTATTACACCCGCACCCAATACAATGCCGGTAGCTGAGATAAGCTCAACAGCCGAAGTTGCAGCGGTACACCACGAACCTAATACACCTGCTGAGCCGGCTCATTTAAGGGAAACACCTATTGAGTCGCTTAAATCACCGCAGGAAGAAGTTAAATCATAA
- the tatA gene encoding twin-arginine translocase TatA/TatE family subunit, giving the protein MGLESPVMLILIFGVILLMFGGKKIPELMKGLGKGVKEFKDAQNGEGTTTTNTDDKPKA; this is encoded by the coding sequence ATGGGATTAGAATCACCAGTAATGCTCATCTTAATATTCGGCGTAATATTATTGATGTTTGGCGGGAAGAAAATTCCTGAACTAATGAAAGGTTTAGGAAAAGGAGTTAAGGAATTTAAAGACGCGCAAAACGGCGAGGGTACTACTACCACAAATACCGACGACAAACCTAAAGCATAA